A window of Solanum stenotomum isolate F172 chromosome 3, ASM1918654v1, whole genome shotgun sequence contains these coding sequences:
- the LOC125858801 gene encoding uncharacterized protein LOC125858801 has translation MSNLSKLEFVALDISGKNYLSWVLDAEIHLTAKGLGDCIIEGNKASNQDKVKAMIFLRHHLDESLKVEYLTVKDPLELWIGLKERYDHLKATVLPRPRYKWMHLRFQDYKIVIEYNSVVFRITSQLKLCGETIKDEDMLEKTLTTFHASNMILQQQYREKGFQKYSELISCFLVAEQYNDLLMKNHEARPTESAPLSEAHGVEPHGQSEIR, from the coding sequence ATGTCGAATTTGTCAAAGCTTGAATTTGTGGCACTTGACATTTCTGGAAAGAACTATTTGTCATGGGTACTTGATGCTGAAATTCACCTTACCGCTAAGGGTCTTGGTGATTGTATAATCGAAGGAAATAAGGCATCAAATCAGGATAAAGTGAAAGCTATGATTTTCCTTCGTCATCATCTTGATGAAAGCCTGAAGGTTGAATACTTAACAGTGAAAGATCCACTTGAATTATGGATAGGTTTGAAAGAGAGGTATGACCACCTCAAGGCAACTGTATTGCCAAGGCCTCGTTATAAGTGGATGCACTTACGGTTTCAAGATTATAAAATCGTAATTGAGTATAACTCTGTTGTATTTAGAATAACTTCCCAATTGAAATTATGTGGGGAAACTATAAAAGATGAAGACATGTTGGAAAAGACACTAACTACTTTCCATGCCTCTAATATGATATTACAACAGCAATATCGTGAAAAAGGTTTTCAGAAATACTCTGAACTGATCTCATGCTTTTTGGTGGCTGAGCAGTATAATGaccttttaatgaaaaatcatgaaGCCCGTCCCACTGAAAGTGCTCCATTATCGGAGGCACACGGGGTAGAACCACACGGCCAGTctgaaataagataa